A genomic region of Alicyclobacillus sp. SO9 contains the following coding sequences:
- a CDS encoding MerR family transcriptional regulator, which yields MMTTSRDKWRVGELAKLTGVTIRTLHHYDQIGLLIPSIHSDGGHRLYSRKDIGRLEHIINLKQLGFKLAECKCLLDNPDFRPHEAIRMRLKRLNEQIGRLEELRHRLGELQYMLNGGQDASAEQLIKITEMMNITQDCFAPEEIEKIKKQAQLLGLEKVKEAENEWPSLIVKTRSELDKGSSPDSFKVQLLAKRWMELTNLVTGGDPGIIKSAQQYYAKNPDKAESFGIDKELLWYVSKALSIYCTSDAN from the coding sequence ATGATGACGACGAGTCGCGATAAATGGAGAGTCGGAGAACTGGCAAAACTTACTGGAGTCACCATCCGTACGCTTCACCATTACGACCAAATTGGATTGCTGATCCCTTCGATTCATTCGGACGGCGGTCACCGACTATATTCCAGAAAGGATATCGGTCGTCTAGAGCACATTATCAACTTGAAACAACTGGGGTTTAAGTTGGCTGAATGTAAGTGCTTGTTGGATAACCCGGATTTTAGACCACACGAGGCTATCCGAATGCGGTTAAAGCGTCTAAATGAGCAAATCGGGAGATTGGAAGAACTGCGTCATCGCTTGGGCGAACTGCAATACATGCTTAATGGTGGACAAGATGCGTCAGCAGAACAATTGATAAAGATTACTGAGATGATGAATATAACTCAGGATTGTTTTGCCCCAGAAGAAATAGAGAAAATTAAGAAGCAAGCTCAATTACTCGGTTTAGAAAAAGTCAAAGAAGCCGAGAACGAATGGCCGTCTTTGATTGTTAAGACACGTTCGGAGTTAGATAAGGGCAGTTCACCGGATAGTTTCAAGGTTCAGCTTCTGGCTAAACGGTGGATGGAACTGACTAACCTGGTGACAGGTGGTGATCCCGGTATTATTAAATCTGCTCAACAGTATTATGCGAAAAATCCTGACAAGGCTGAGTCGTTTGGAATCGATAAGGAACTCTTGTGGTATGTCTCGAAAGCGCTATCCATTTATTGCACTAGCGATGCTAACTAG
- a CDS encoding MarR family winged helix-turn-helix transcriptional regulator: MSDVNQQINVSTTDSDLPFQLYMAMRRYCKVQERIRTKVGKSIGLTEAQYYLVRALALSNSKLSYSQLAKRTGLSHNSISTLVKGLVKSGLIQQHPYPDDGRITQLTLSSEGEELVQHLFNFSTSQQDVLQKVVRMIEEDDLLRKLDDLEKMALEFFDDTNM; the protein is encoded by the coding sequence ATGTCCGATGTCAACCAACAAATCAACGTTTCAACGACAGATTCTGACTTACCATTTCAGTTATACATGGCCATGCGCCGTTATTGTAAAGTACAGGAACGCATCCGAACAAAGGTTGGCAAGAGTATTGGTTTAACTGAAGCTCAGTACTATTTGGTCCGAGCACTGGCACTCAGCAATTCGAAACTCTCGTATTCGCAACTCGCAAAACGCACTGGCTTATCCCACAATTCCATCTCTACTTTAGTCAAGGGACTTGTTAAGTCAGGTCTTATCCAGCAACATCCCTATCCAGACGATGGCCGAATCACCCAACTTACTCTCAGTTCGGAGGGCGAAGAACTGGTGCAGCATTTATTCAATTTCAGCACGAGTCAACAGGATGTCCTGCAAAAAGTAGTACGAATGATTGAAGAGGACGACTTGCTCCGAAAACTCGACGATCTCGAGAAAATGGCGTTAGAGTTTTTCGACGATACGAATATGTAG